The Chiroxiphia lanceolata isolate bChiLan1 chromosome 3, bChiLan1.pri, whole genome shotgun sequence DNA segment GTTGAGGAAACACatgttgctgctgcttgtgATGAATTGTTTGAACTGCCTCCAAAGGtggttttgggtgtttttgCAAGCATACTTCCTCTTGGAGACAAATGGAGTCCAAACGCCATGAACTATTTTTCATCTCTAGTGGGATTACAGATTACAGGACACGTGAAGGCTGTTGTACCACACCAGGTGTTTATTCTAGAAGTGCCAAAGATTATTACTGACGTTCTTGAATTGAAGTTAGGTAAATTTATTGATGGAGATTCATTTTGTCTTATTGTAGAAACTTTAAGAGTGTTGCCCCAAGGAGTACTTTGTAATAGAATGCCAGAGCTATTGAAACAGAAGTATCCAGTCAGGGAGTTGTTTACCTTAAATAATTCTGAGAAACCAACAAATTTCTGGCATGTTCCAGATGAACTCTTTCCATGTCTACCTGTTGGcagtaaagaaaatgtaaaaataactgGTGCAGTGAGCCCAAATAAATTTTATTGTCAGATACAGAAGTGGCAGAAACAGCTGGAAGATTTGACTGGAGCTATGCATTTGTACTATGAAGCTCTTGTTGGAGAAAATACTATATCTTGTGGTAGTTTAGGGCTACTTTGTGCTGCCAAGAGGCAAAATGGGCAGTGGCATAGAGGAGTGATAAAACAAGTTCTCTCTGACCACGTGGAAGTCTGGTTTATGGATTTTGGTGTTACTGAAGCTGTGCCACCTAGTTGTGTTCAGAAACTTAGAGCTGAGTTCATAACATTACCAATGATTTCGTTTCCATGTGCACTGTCTTGTTTCGGTAGTCAGGATgaaacagtaataaaatttCAACTGAAAGACCTTATGCAAGCCTTGATAGGACAAACTTCTGTGTGTGCCCATGTTGATTTATACAATAACACGAAACACTTGTATTATATTACGCTGCAAAAACAAGATCTCGGAATTAATGCTAAGCATCCTGAAAACTTGAATGAGGTAGCTGCATCATGTGTCTCGCTCTTGGAAACAAAACTCACAAGTATTGCTGTAAACTACAAACCGTGTCCTGAGAGATACAATTCATTTAAGAATGTTACTGGAAATAAAGATACAAAAACCTGCTTACCTGAACAGGATATTTCTTTCTCCAACCACTGCAAAAGAGAAGAGATGCAACTGAATTCTTTCTGTCAAGCTTTTGTGGTACATATCATAAATCCATCTGACTTTTGGATTCAAACTTGTAGGTACCGGAATGAGTTTCAGGCCTTGATGACAAATATTGGCCACACATACAGTCAGTGTGGAGCTGATGAAATGGTCCTTAAAAAGCCAGAACCGGggttgctgtgctgtgcccagtaTAGCAGAGATGGGTGTTATTACCGGGCTGTTGTCATAAAAGTGCTTCATGCAAAcattactgtttattttttggaTTTTGGAAATACAGATACGGTACCCTGTCACCACGTGAAAATATTGCTTCCTCAGTTTTCTGATTTACCAGCTTTAGCTATAGGTTGTTCCCTTGCTTGCACGTTTCCTGTTGATGGTGTGTgggttaaaaaagaaactgatttcTTTAGAAGTGTAGTGCTGAACAAACTACTGCTACTTCATGTCattggaaagcaaaacaataagTACATTGTTAATGTGCACTGTTGTATTGGTTTGCAGCAAGGAAGTGTTGCTGCGTGTATGGTTCAAGCTGGATATGCTGAATACCGGGAAAAGCCACCACATTCTGTTCCAAGGTCAGCACAAAAAAGGCACAACtgtaaaaaatcaaaaatcaatGCAGAGAGCACTGGTAATATTCATAAAAGTAAGATATCTGGAAATGGAAACGTACTTCAGACGGAAAAATCATTAAGTGTGTCTCCAATGCCTAGAAAATCTGTTGTGCCATCCTGTTTTGGAGAAGGTGCTGTCTCTAAAATGCATAAATCGGTATGTGAGGAAAAACTGTTCTATAAAGAGTTTGTGTTTAAACCAGGAGATGTTTTTGAAGTAGTGTgttcttgcattttttccccatcagaTTTTTCATGTCAGTTGCAACGCAAACTGCCAGAGCTAAGTAACTTAATGGGACAAATTCAAACTTACTATGAAGATCATACCAGTCCTTACAAAACTGGACAGGTTGCCTGCGTTGTTAAATGTCCCAAGGATGGGAAGTGGTACAGAGCAACTGTTGTGCAGCAGGTATCTAGAGATGAAGTTGATGTGGTTTTTGTAGACTATGGTTATCGAGAAAGAGTTTTACTTAAAGATCTTCAGGCTGTTCTTCCAGATTTCCTGACTCTGGAAAGTCAGGCATTTCGATGTGGACTTAAAAATGTACCCTTACAGACTGACTCACTCACTTGGTCTGAAGAAATGCACAGACAATTTGAAGACTTTGTTTCTTCTAGAGGACCACTGACTTGTGTCATTTATGCTCTTGTTCTCGTGAGCCCCAACTGTTTATGCAATGTTGTTGACTTACAGACTCCACTTACTAGTGCAGAGGAATTCCTCAGAGAACGTGGTCTCATTCAGTCTGAGTATGTTGGACTGAGAAACCTTGCACCTTTGGGTTCTCTGTACAGTTTTTGCTACTCatcttttaatataaaagttGGAAGTGAGGAGGAGATTTATATAACTCACATAAATAATCCTTCAAAATTCTACTGTCAGCTTAATCGAAACACTGAAACTGTGGAGGCATTGATGAAGAGAATTAGTGACCTAAGTAAAACGTTAAATAATGCAAAGTATGATACCAGCAATACACGATTATGTATAGCCAGATATTTTGAAGATGGTCTCTTTTACAGAGCTTTGGCTTTTCCTGTGGAAGCGACATCCTATGTATGGGCTCACTATGTGGATTTTGGAAATAAGAGTGTGGTGGAGAGAGACCAGTTGATGCCCATTCCAGACTCTGCGACTGACCTAATATTCACACCTATGCAAGCTATTAAATGCTGTCTGTCAgattttagggggaaaaaaattccagcaaGCATTACTAGATGGTTTGAGGAAAGATTTCTTGGTAAACTGCTGAAGGCTGTAATTTTATCCAGAGAATCAGATGGAAAGATTGTTGTGGAGTTGTATGATGGTCAGCTCAAAGTAAGTcaaaaacttaaagaaaaaatgtcagaagagcgggcacagaaaagctgtaTGGGACAATTTAGAAGTTATGGAAGAGTGAGATGTCACATAGAAGATggcaaagaaattaataaagtaagtgttaaaaatcctgaaatacTTAAATTGGAAACCAAAGTGAATTGCCAAGTATATGATGACCAGACAGATACTGGAGAGAATTTTGGAGATGAAGAGCAAACTGCATGTAGCACATCAAAATTGTGTAGTGGATCCTTAAAACAGCAAACTTTACAGAACAGCGAAGAGCCAGGCTTTAGAAATACTTTCAGTGCTGTTCCGGAGAACAGAAAACCTCTGACTGGAGAACCCGCTTCTCACTCACTCTCTTATTCTGCTTTAACTTCAAAGGAAATAACTGTAAATGTTCTCTCTGAATCTCATAATGAAAAACTACATTGTACAGGTCAGCAGGAAAGGAGTAATAAAAATACACCTACATTAATCAGTCTTCCTCAACGTGATATACAGATGAATACCGAAGTAGCAGTTTATATTTCTCATATGAATAGTCTATCAAGTTTCTATGTTCATCTTGCAGAGGATGAAAacttaataataaaattagCAAATGATTTAAATGGAAACTTGGAAAATAGGAGTCTTGAAAATTGCTTAGATGAACTCATGGTAGGAGATCTCATAGTTGCAGAGCATGAGGCTGATTGTTTTTACTATAGAGCAGTTATTAAAACTCTGAAATCAGGAAACTCCTTTGAGGTAGAGTTTATTGACTATGGTAATGCTGCAGTTGTAAGTTCATCAAACATCTGCAGGATTCCAGAAGAGTTCTTAACTCTGCCAAGATTTAGTGTTCATTGTTTTCTTAGCAGTGTAAAAAGTGTTCCCGGTGAAAGCTGGACTAAGGAAAGTGCTGCTTATTTAGCAAGAAAATTAAGTAATGAGCTAGTTACTTGCAAGTTCTTACAGCAGCATGGAGGGCAATGGGAAGTAGATGTAATTTGTGATGGAAAGTCTGTGTCTAATGACCTTCTGCAGGAAATAGACGAGGCAGGGTGGCAAAACGCACAAATATGTCATTGTGACAGTAGGCCAAACCAAAATGGTAATCCTCAAGATAAAAGGTCTGGGAATGGTTTAGATGGTCAAAGTAAAACTGAGGCTGTTAGGATGAAAAATACTTCCCAAACCCCCATAAGTATCCTTCATCAAGTTATAAATTTTGGACAAGtagaagcagcagaagtggTTAATATGTCAGAGACTGGAGAATTTTATGTACAGTTAGTTACAAATTTGCAAATACTGCATGAGTTAAATGTAATGCTTGACAAAGAAGCACAAAGAAGTGATTTGCTTAGAATGGATGACATTGAAAAAGGACTGGAATGCATGACACAGTCTGAAAAGAACTTTAGGTGGTATCGATCGAAAGTGATAGAGAAATTTGTCAGGGAGAAGTTAATGCTAGTTTTTTTCATGGATTATGGCACATGCGAAATGGTGGCCTTAAATAATGCAAAGGTGCTCAGTGATGAGATTAAAAATGTTCCTAAACAAGCTGTGTTTTGTAAATGGATTTGGtttaaaaacctgaagaaaattcagtttgaCCATGTATTAAATGCACTCCTGGATTCTGAAATAAGGATCttgtttttgaggtttttgaAATCCTCTGGTATCTGGGAAGTAGATATTTTAATAGGGGAAGTTATGTTTCAGGAGTATTTGAACCAGTTCTTAAGCCATTGTCAGACAATTGTTGGACCAGAAAAATCCAGAAGTACAAACTGTAAAGAACTTGGTATGTCATTCAGGATAAATTCAGTCATGTGGATGCTGCTGCGAAGTGGCAGAACGTATCCGGGGTTTGCAACTGCAGTTACTGATCCTTCAAACTTCAGCGTCCAGTTTGAAGTCTTCTTTGATTGCATGCGAAAGTTGTCCTTGCTGCTCTCTGATGTTCCTGACAACTTGCCAGCTCTCCCAAAAGAACATGTGGCCCCTGGTGCCAGCTGCTTGATCAAATTTGGACTGAAAGCAGAGTGGTACAGGGCAGAAATTAGTGAAGTAACAAGTCAGTCTGTTGTTCTTACATTTATTGATTATGGCTTTCTGAAGAGCATTCCTTACTCTGAAATCCATAAACTTAAAGTTATTCCAGAAAGTCTGTTTTACTTGCCACGCTTGGCACAGTCTTGCTCTTTGCATGATGCAGTTCCTGCCAAAGGGGAACACTGGAGTGATGAAGCTATACTTCTGTTTCAGAAGCTTCTTCTTAAACCGTTTCTGATATTTCATTTCATCCACTATGgctctgaaatgaaattagAGGTGGATGTTCTGTACGATGACAGCAGTCTAGCTGATGTCTTAATTGCTGCTGGCCATGCAGTCTGCTCTCAGAGTAGGTGCTGCCCCATTCCGGTTGGCAGTCTTAAATCAGAAGAAACAGATCGGCAGCCTGAGTGTCCAGATTCTAGTTACTGTGCTTCCCTTTGTGAACCAGATTATAATTACGATGAAAATTCTGATTTTGCTGACAGAAGTTaggcaaagaagagaaaaactgtcTGAAGCACAGGACTATAATACTTGAAACTATAATAGTTTAAGCTAAGGAAGTCTAGTAGAGTGACTGCTGGAGTATCATTAACAAGGGATCTGAGTTCACacaacactgaaagaaaaaataacctgCAAAGGATGGACAATACTGTGAAGACACTGGGATTTTTTCAGCATTATGATGATAAGAAAAAGTTGACATAATACAGAGTAAATCTGCAAGCAGAAGCACTGTCTGAGACTTGTGATTCAGATGTTCTGCAGTCTGCAAAGTGTGTGAAGATACTGTCAAAAGAATTAGTTAAATAATGAATAGACTGCAGTTAGGAAAGCACTACTTCAATGCAAAAAAGAATACAGATACTGCTCTTGGtatatatttttcctcctctaagATCTCTTGTTATATTTAGACAATCGCGTCTTTGACAAACCTTTCTGTTGGAATGTTCTTGCAGTtcttgtgtgtctgtgtgtaaaACTTTATTTGCATTAACATCTGATTTACAGTGGTGGTGTCTCCTCCTTATTTTGaatgttcagaaaacaaagatgcGAAACATatccttctctttgtttctgaTTCCGAAGTTTCCATGTAAGAATAGTTTGTCTCATTAGGAGAATGTTTACTAATAATAATCCAGAAACCTGGATCCCCATTTATGGGAGGAACGTGAATTAAGTTGTTGTCAGTTAACTCTTGATGTACAGATGCTATTGACCCATCTTAAGGTTCTCTTGGTATCTGAGTTGCATCACAGTTGGGGTCATTCACTCTGCTGAGGATGTGTTCCACTGATCTCtctccttcatcctcctcctcatctgTCAGAATGAGGAGAGGAAGTTTTCTCTGAGCACTTAGTCAAGTCAGAATACTGTTTTTACCTTAAAGGGAAACATTGGgagcctttgctttttttcttctatgtagGAGGAGGAtatttcagaactgaaaagTGATGGTATACTGTATATGTCTAagaagaggggttttttttcaatatccATTCTGAAATGGTAAGAATTTGTCAGCtgtttttctgattatttattttccccctcACTTCCTTCCTCAGTTGTTTGGACAAAGATAAAGCATGAAGAGGCCCAAAGTA contains these protein-coding regions:
- the TDRD15 gene encoding tudor domain-containing protein 15, translating into MESLTPLPDPGDMKLEINHVECHPECLVIMFHAQYNTGCEPDYYILQNEIQRVFKVKEDVCPGGSCLVEDTEGEWHRGRVLGKKGTIYEAFLIDAGYVLAVEETHVAAACDELFELPPKVVLGVFASILPLGDKWSPNAMNYFSSLVGLQITGHVKAVVPHQVFILEVPKIITDVLELKLGKFIDGDSFCLIVETLRVLPQGVLCNRMPELLKQKYPVRELFTLNNSEKPTNFWHVPDELFPCLPVGSKENVKITGAVSPNKFYCQIQKWQKQLEDLTGAMHLYYEALVGENTISCGSLGLLCAAKRQNGQWHRGVIKQVLSDHVEVWFMDFGVTEAVPPSCVQKLRAEFITLPMISFPCALSCFGSQDETVIKFQLKDLMQALIGQTSVCAHVDLYNNTKHLYYITLQKQDLGINAKHPENLNEVAASCVSLLETKLTSIAVNYKPCPERYNSFKNVTGNKDTKTCLPEQDISFSNHCKREEMQLNSFCQAFVVHIINPSDFWIQTCRYRNEFQALMTNIGHTYSQCGADEMVLKKPEPGLLCCAQYSRDGCYYRAVVIKVLHANITVYFLDFGNTDTVPCHHVKILLPQFSDLPALAIGCSLACTFPVDGVWVKKETDFFRSVVLNKLLLLHVIGKQNNKYIVNVHCCIGLQQGSVAACMVQAGYAEYREKPPHSVPRSAQKRHNCKKSKINAESTGNIHKSKISGNGNVLQTEKSLSVSPMPRKSVVPSCFGEGAVSKMHKSVCEEKLFYKEFVFKPGDVFEVVCSCIFSPSDFSCQLQRKLPELSNLMGQIQTYYEDHTSPYKTGQVACVVKCPKDGKWYRATVVQQVSRDEVDVVFVDYGYRERVLLKDLQAVLPDFLTLESQAFRCGLKNVPLQTDSLTWSEEMHRQFEDFVSSRGPLTCVIYALVLVSPNCLCNVVDLQTPLTSAEEFLRERGLIQSEYVGLRNLAPLGSLYSFCYSSFNIKVGSEEEIYITHINNPSKFYCQLNRNTETVEALMKRISDLSKTLNNAKYDTSNTRLCIARYFEDGLFYRALAFPVEATSYVWAHYVDFGNKSVVERDQLMPIPDSATDLIFTPMQAIKCCLSDFRGKKIPASITRWFEERFLGKLLKAVILSRESDGKIVVELYDGQLKVSQKLKEKMSEERAQKSCMGQFRSYGRVRCHIEDGKEINKVSVKNPEILKLETKVNCQVYDDQTDTGENFGDEEQTACSTSKLCSGSLKQQTLQNSEEPGFRNTFSAVPENRKPLTGEPASHSLSYSALTSKEITVNVLSESHNEKLHCTGQQERSNKNTPTLISLPQRDIQMNTEVAVYISHMNSLSSFYVHLAEDENLIIKLANDLNGNLENRSLENCLDELMVGDLIVAEHEADCFYYRAVIKTLKSGNSFEVEFIDYGNAAVVSSSNICRIPEEFLTLPRFSVHCFLSSVKSVPGESWTKESAAYLARKLSNELVTCKFLQQHGGQWEVDVICDGKSVSNDLLQEIDEAGWQNAQICHCDSRPNQNGNPQDKRSGNGLDGQSKTEAVRMKNTSQTPISILHQVINFGQVEAAEVVNMSETGEFYVQLVTNLQILHELNVMLDKEAQRSDLLRMDDIEKGLECMTQSEKNFRWYRSKVIEKFVREKLMLVFFMDYGTCEMVALNNAKVLSDEIKNVPKQAVFCKWIWFKNLKKIQFDHVLNALLDSEIRILFLRFLKSSGIWEVDILIGEVMFQEYLNQFLSHCQTIVGPEKSRSTNCKELGMSFRINSVMWMLLRSGRTYPGFATAVTDPSNFSVQFEVFFDCMRKLSLLLSDVPDNLPALPKEHVAPGASCLIKFGLKAEWYRAEISEVTSQSVVLTFIDYGFLKSIPYSEIHKLKVIPESLFYLPRLAQSCSLHDAVPAKGEHWSDEAILLFQKLLLKPFLIFHFIHYGSEMKLEVDVLYDDSSLADVLIAAGHAVCSQSRCCPIPVGSLKSEETDRQPECPDSSYCASLCEPDYNYDENSDFADRS